In one Polaribacter sp. ALD11 genomic region, the following are encoded:
- a CDS encoding YebC/PmpR family DNA-binding transcriptional regulator — MGRAFELRKGRKMKRWSAMAKTFTRIGKDIVMAIKEGGPNPDANSRLRAVMQNAKAANMPKENVERAIKKATDKDTADYKEVLFEGYAPHGIALVLETATDNNNRTVANVRSAFNKCDGNLGTSGSVIFMFDHVCTFTIKKEDITTDLEELELELIDFEVEEVFDDEEGIIIYAPFEQFGAIQSFFEGNNVEILSSGFERIPTTTTKLSEDQQADVEKLLEKLEEDDDVQNVYHSMVM; from the coding sequence ATGGGTAGAGCATTCGAACTTAGAAAAGGACGCAAAATGAAACGCTGGTCGGCAATGGCTAAAACTTTTACCAGAATTGGTAAGGATATTGTAATGGCTATTAAAGAAGGTGGTCCAAATCCTGATGCAAACTCTAGGTTAAGAGCAGTTATGCAGAATGCAAAAGCTGCAAACATGCCTAAAGAAAACGTAGAGCGCGCCATTAAAAAAGCAACTGATAAAGATACTGCCGATTACAAAGAGGTCTTATTTGAAGGATATGCACCTCATGGTATAGCACTTGTTTTAGAAACAGCTACAGACAATAATAATCGAACTGTTGCTAATGTTAGGTCTGCTTTTAATAAGTGTGACGGAAATTTAGGTACTTCTGGCTCTGTTATTTTTATGTTTGATCATGTTTGTACCTTCACTATTAAAAAAGAAGATATTACTACAGATCTTGAAGAATTAGAATTAGAATTAATAGATTTTGAAGTTGAAGAGGTTTTTGATGATGAGGAAGGAATTATCATTTATGCTCCTTTTGAGCAATTTGGTGCCATTCAATCTTTCTTTGAAGGAAATAATGTAGAAATTTTATCTTCTGGTTTTGAAAGAATACCAACAACAACTACTAAGCTTTCTGAAGACCAACAAGCAGATGTAGAAAAGCTTTTAGAAAAATTAGAAGAAGATGATGATGTGCAAAATGTATATCATTCTATGGTTATGTAA
- a CDS encoding T9SS type A sorting domain-containing protein: MKKITFLILTFLTISLFAQTKLTSSLSESMSNNTWVNSSKQVYSYDINGNLATELYDYWDQSNSVWIKQDRYSYVYSSGNKLSIEIEENWDSSTNSYKNGDKSEYSYNNNGRVVESISYEWKNAAWEKSYKFSLTYNASNNIDGGYGYNWNGGTWVLEDKSLITYNANNKISKVTVEDWNGTAYVKSDIRDFSYDASNKLLIDLTKIWNGTMYVDEEKTEYTYDVNGNVTNEKNSYIENGSWVVGSNESVTFDTSKLMSSFTHPFIDRTGLDHLFTGNPYVNKILTSSYTNSERTTYYYGGATASIDNFSLLNFAVYPNPTTSILKIDDTGFDLKNIEVFNIIGKKVLTSTTSELSLGKLVNGIYMLKIQDKNGAFAIKKVVKN, translated from the coding sequence ATGAAAAAAATTACTTTTTTAATTCTTACATTTTTAACTATTTCTTTGTTTGCGCAAACGAAATTAACCTCATCACTATCAGAGTCGATGAGTAATAATACTTGGGTCAATAGTTCTAAGCAAGTTTATAGTTATGATATAAATGGAAACCTAGCAACTGAATTATATGATTATTGGGATCAATCAAATTCAGTTTGGATAAAGCAAGATCGGTATAGTTATGTATACAGTTCTGGTAATAAACTATCAATAGAGATTGAAGAGAATTGGGATTCAAGTACTAATAGTTATAAAAATGGTGATAAGAGTGAGTACTCTTACAATAATAATGGTAGGGTAGTTGAAAGTATTTCTTATGAATGGAAAAATGCTGCATGGGAAAAGTCTTATAAATTTTCCCTTACTTACAATGCTAGCAATAATATAGATGGAGGTTATGGTTACAATTGGAATGGAGGTACATGGGTTTTAGAAGATAAATCTTTAATAACTTACAATGCTAATAATAAGATTTCTAAAGTTACAGTAGAAGATTGGAACGGAACAGCTTATGTGAAATCGGATATTAGAGATTTTAGCTATGATGCAAGTAATAAATTATTAATAGATTTAACCAAAATATGGAATGGTACCATGTATGTTGATGAAGAAAAAACTGAATATACGTACGATGTAAACGGAAATGTTACAAACGAGAAAAACTCTTATATAGAAAATGGTTCTTGGGTTGTAGGAAGTAATGAGTCTGTAACTTTTGACACTTCTAAGTTAATGTCTTCTTTTACACATCCATTTATAGATAGAACTGGTTTAGATCATTTGTTTACGGGGAATCCTTATGTAAATAAAATTTTAACATCTAGTTATACAAATAGTGAGAGAACTACATACTATTATGGAGGAGCAACTGCAAGTATAGATAATTTCTCTTTATTAAATTTTGCTGTATATCCAAATCCTACAACTTCAATATTAAAAATTGACGATACAGGTTTTGATTTAAAAAATATTGAAGTCTTTAATATTATTGGGAAAAAAGTGTTGACTTCAACTACAAGCGAATTGAGTTTAGGTAAACTAGTAAATGGAATTTACATGCTTAAAATTCAAGATAAAAATGGGGCTTTTGCTATTAAGAAAGTTGTAAAGAATTAA
- a CDS encoding acetate/propionate family kinase — protein sequence MNILVLNAGSSSLKYQVIEMPSETVKCVGLVERIGMEDAIFTHEKGTKEYSEILPILNHEVGLQKIAKTLLNAEIGVISSVDEIEAVGHRVVHGGSKFSKTVIVNKEVKENIRNLFDLAPLHNPANLTGIEIAETIFTSAKQIAIFDTAFHQTMPKEAYQYAIPNSYLEEHKIRAYGFHGTSHKYVSEKAIAYLGKESSKIITIHLGNGCSMAAIENGKCIETSMGFSPTNGLIMGTRAGDIDQSVIFFLMKKLNQSADEVNNLLQKESGMKGLTGFSDLREIEENAVNGDEKCINALKLASHRIRKFIGSYTAILNGLDAIVFTAGIGENSVLTRKMACENLEFLGIELNINKNEIRSKNTREIQSLTSNVKILVIPTNEEIEIAKQSYQLLK from the coding sequence ATGAATATTTTAGTTCTAAATGCAGGTTCTTCTTCCTTGAAATATCAAGTAATTGAAATGCCAAGTGAAACCGTAAAATGTGTTGGCTTGGTAGAAAGAATAGGAATGGAAGACGCCATTTTTACACATGAAAAAGGCACTAAAGAATACTCTGAAATTCTACCAATTTTAAATCATGAGGTTGGTTTACAAAAAATAGCAAAAACATTATTAAATGCAGAAATAGGGGTTATTAGTTCTGTGGATGAAATTGAAGCAGTTGGACACAGAGTAGTTCATGGTGGAAGTAAATTCAGTAAAACAGTTATTGTAAATAAAGAAGTAAAAGAAAATATTCGTAATTTATTTGATCTAGCTCCACTTCATAATCCTGCAAATTTAACAGGAATAGAAATTGCAGAAACTATTTTTACATCAGCAAAACAAATTGCAATTTTCGATACTGCTTTTCATCAAACAATGCCAAAAGAAGCCTATCAATATGCAATTCCAAATTCATATTTAGAAGAACATAAAATTAGAGCTTATGGTTTTCATGGTACTAGCCATAAATATGTTTCAGAAAAGGCGATTGCTTATTTAGGTAAAGAATCATCAAAAATTATTACCATTCATTTAGGAAACGGTTGCAGTATGGCTGCAATTGAAAATGGTAAATGCATAGAAACTTCTATGGGTTTTTCGCCTACTAATGGTTTAATTATGGGAACTAGAGCTGGCGACATTGATCAATCTGTTATTTTCTTTCTTATGAAAAAACTAAACCAATCTGCAGATGAGGTTAATAATTTACTTCAGAAAGAATCTGGAATGAAAGGTTTAACAGGTTTTTCTGATTTAAGAGAAATTGAAGAAAATGCGGTTAATGGTGACGAAAAATGTATAAACGCATTGAAATTAGCGAGCCATAGAATTCGAAAATTTATTGGTTCTTATACAGCTATTTTAAATGGTTTGGATGCTATTGTTTTCACCGCAGGAATTGGAGAAAATTCAGTTTTAACAAGAAAAATGGCTTGTGAAAATTTAGAGTTTTTAGGCATTGAACTAAATATCAATAAAAATGAAATAAGATCGAAAAACACTAGAGAAATTCAATCTTTAACTTCAAATGTAAAAATATTAGTAATACCAACTAATGAAGAAATTGAAATTGCAAAACAATCATATCAATTATTAAAATAA